A DNA window from Corvus moneduloides isolate bCorMon1 chromosome 22, bCorMon1.pri, whole genome shotgun sequence contains the following coding sequences:
- the HP1BP3 gene encoding heterochromatin protein 1-binding protein 3 isoform X1 translates to MSTDLSEAEPVHHKALPLLTGAQLIHTDKLSEKVEDDTMPIRRSVNASSRETPPKSKPAEGEEVKADAEVTSEESASVGEEQETETLPAASNEAEQPKEPENEGKEETKSSEETKKDEKDQSKEKEKEKKVKKTIPAWATLSASQLARAQKQTQMAATSRPKMDAILTEAIKACFQKSGASVVAIRKYIIHKYPSLELERRGYLLKQALKRELERGIIRQVKGKGASGSFVVVSNAGKTVPKARDRKKSTSAPSTEQQVKLEDVLPLAFTRLCEPKEASYSLIKKYVSQYYPKLKVDIRPQLLKNALQRAVEKGQLEQITGKGASGTFQLKKSGEKPLLGGTLMEDAILSAIAAMNEPKTCSTTALKKYILENYPGTNSNFQVHLLKRTLQKCEKNGWMEQISGKGFSGTFQLCFPYYPSPDVLYPEKQQDEDSEESDEEEEEESEEEEESEEEESEEEEPPPKKRMQKRPPPKSRSRAPPMKRRESKPKPRKTPAARRGKAKPPPKVKTPAKKAKPAAPAIKKASSGSSSKKPAASGRKEVKPSAKGKSTMRKSLRAKK, encoded by the exons atgtCGACTGATCTGTCTGAAGCTGAACCCGTGCATCATAAGGCGCTTCCACTCTTAACGGGAGCTCAGCTGATCCACACGGACAAGTTAAGTGAG AAAGTGGAAGACGACACGATGCCAATCCGTCGCTCGGTGAATGCTTCTTCCCGGGAAACTCCTCCCAAAAGCAAACCTGCCGAAGGGGAAGAGGTCAAAGCAG ATGCAGAAGTCACCTCTGAGGAATCTGCCTCTGTTGGGGAGGAACAGGAGACTGAAACCCTGCCTGCTGCATCCAATGAAGCAGAACAGCCAAAGGAACCTGAGaatgaagggaaggaggaaacaaaGTCCTCAGAAGAAACCAAAAAGGA CGAGAAGGATCAGTctaaggagaaggagaaggagaagaaggtgaAGAAGACCATCCCTGCATGGGCCACACTCTCTGCCAGCCAGCTGGCTCGGGCACAGAAGCAGACTCAGATGGCAGCCACCTCCCGGCCCAAAATGGATGCGATTTTAACCGAGGCCATCAAG gcCTGCTTTCAGAAGAGCGGTGCCTCAGTCGTTGCGATACGGAAATACATCATCCACAAATACccttccctggagctggagaggaggGGATACCTGCTGAAGCAAGCCCTgaaaagggagctggagaggggaatCATCAGGCAG GTGAAAGGAAAGGGAGCTTCTGGGAGCTTTGTGGTGGTGTCTAATGCAGGAAAAACTGTTCCAAAAGCCAGAGACAGAAAG AAAAGCACTTCGGCTCcgagcacagagcagcaggtgaAGCTGGAGGACGTCTTGCCGCTGGCCTTCACCCGCCTGTGCGAGCCCAAGGAGGCTTCTTACAGCCTGATCAAAAAATACGTGTCTCAGTATTACCCCAAACTCAAAGTAGATATAAG ACCCCAGCTGCTGAAGAATGCCCTGCAGAGAGCTGTAGAGAAGGGCCAGTTAGAGCAGATCACAGGGAAGGGAGCATCTGGGACATTCCAG CTGAAGAAATCAGGGGAGAAGCCCCTGCTGGGTGGGACTCTGATGGAAGATGCAATCCTGTCTGCTATTGCGGCCATGAACGAACCGAAGACCTGCTCCACCACAGCATTGAAGAAGTATATCCTGGAAAATTACCCAGGGACCAACTCCAACTTCCAGG TGCATCTACTGAAGAGAACCCTGCAGAAATGTGAGAAGAATGGCTGGATGGAGCAAATTTCTGGGAAGGGCTTCAGTGGAACCTTCCAGCTTTGCTTCCCTTATTATCCCAG CCCAGATGTGCTCTacccagagaagcagcaggatgaggatTCTGAGGAATctgatgaggaagaagaggaggaatctgaggaggaagaagaatcTGAAGAGGAAGAGTCTGAGGAGGAAGAGCCACCACCAAAGAAGAG GATGCAGAAGAGACCACCCCCCAAATCCCGGAGCAGGGCCCCTCCGATGAAGCGAAGAGAGTCCAAACCCAAGCCAAGGAAAACCCCTGCTGCCCGCCGGGGCAAAGCAAAGCCCCCTCCCAAGGTCAAAACCCCTGCTAAGAAAGCcaaaccagcagctccagccatcaAGAAAGCTTCCAGTGGCAGCTCTTCCAAGAAACCAGCAGCCAGCGGGAGGAAGGAAGTGAAACCCTCGGCCAAGGGCAAATCCACCATGAGGAAATCTCTCCGggcaaaaaagtaa
- the HP1BP3 gene encoding heterochromatin protein 1-binding protein 3 isoform X2 has translation MSTDLSEAEPVHHKALPLLTGAQLIHTDKKVEDDTMPIRRSVNASSRETPPKSKPAEGEEVKADAEVTSEESASVGEEQETETLPAASNEAEQPKEPENEGKEETKSSEETKKDEKDQSKEKEKEKKVKKTIPAWATLSASQLARAQKQTQMAATSRPKMDAILTEAIKACFQKSGASVVAIRKYIIHKYPSLELERRGYLLKQALKRELERGIIRQVKGKGASGSFVVVSNAGKTVPKARDRKKSTSAPSTEQQVKLEDVLPLAFTRLCEPKEASYSLIKKYVSQYYPKLKVDIRPQLLKNALQRAVEKGQLEQITGKGASGTFQLKKSGEKPLLGGTLMEDAILSAIAAMNEPKTCSTTALKKYILENYPGTNSNFQVHLLKRTLQKCEKNGWMEQISGKGFSGTFQLCFPYYPSPDVLYPEKQQDEDSEESDEEEEEESEEEEESEEEESEEEEPPPKKRMQKRPPPKSRSRAPPMKRRESKPKPRKTPAARRGKAKPPPKVKTPAKKAKPAAPAIKKASSGSSSKKPAASGRKEVKPSAKGKSTMRKSLRAKK, from the exons atgtCGACTGATCTGTCTGAAGCTGAACCCGTGCATCATAAGGCGCTTCCACTCTTAACGGGAGCTCAGCTGATCCACACGGACAAG AAAGTGGAAGACGACACGATGCCAATCCGTCGCTCGGTGAATGCTTCTTCCCGGGAAACTCCTCCCAAAAGCAAACCTGCCGAAGGGGAAGAGGTCAAAGCAG ATGCAGAAGTCACCTCTGAGGAATCTGCCTCTGTTGGGGAGGAACAGGAGACTGAAACCCTGCCTGCTGCATCCAATGAAGCAGAACAGCCAAAGGAACCTGAGaatgaagggaaggaggaaacaaaGTCCTCAGAAGAAACCAAAAAGGA CGAGAAGGATCAGTctaaggagaaggagaaggagaagaaggtgaAGAAGACCATCCCTGCATGGGCCACACTCTCTGCCAGCCAGCTGGCTCGGGCACAGAAGCAGACTCAGATGGCAGCCACCTCCCGGCCCAAAATGGATGCGATTTTAACCGAGGCCATCAAG gcCTGCTTTCAGAAGAGCGGTGCCTCAGTCGTTGCGATACGGAAATACATCATCCACAAATACccttccctggagctggagaggaggGGATACCTGCTGAAGCAAGCCCTgaaaagggagctggagaggggaatCATCAGGCAG GTGAAAGGAAAGGGAGCTTCTGGGAGCTTTGTGGTGGTGTCTAATGCAGGAAAAACTGTTCCAAAAGCCAGAGACAGAAAG AAAAGCACTTCGGCTCcgagcacagagcagcaggtgaAGCTGGAGGACGTCTTGCCGCTGGCCTTCACCCGCCTGTGCGAGCCCAAGGAGGCTTCTTACAGCCTGATCAAAAAATACGTGTCTCAGTATTACCCCAAACTCAAAGTAGATATAAG ACCCCAGCTGCTGAAGAATGCCCTGCAGAGAGCTGTAGAGAAGGGCCAGTTAGAGCAGATCACAGGGAAGGGAGCATCTGGGACATTCCAG CTGAAGAAATCAGGGGAGAAGCCCCTGCTGGGTGGGACTCTGATGGAAGATGCAATCCTGTCTGCTATTGCGGCCATGAACGAACCGAAGACCTGCTCCACCACAGCATTGAAGAAGTATATCCTGGAAAATTACCCAGGGACCAACTCCAACTTCCAGG TGCATCTACTGAAGAGAACCCTGCAGAAATGTGAGAAGAATGGCTGGATGGAGCAAATTTCTGGGAAGGGCTTCAGTGGAACCTTCCAGCTTTGCTTCCCTTATTATCCCAG CCCAGATGTGCTCTacccagagaagcagcaggatgaggatTCTGAGGAATctgatgaggaagaagaggaggaatctgaggaggaagaagaatcTGAAGAGGAAGAGTCTGAGGAGGAAGAGCCACCACCAAAGAAGAG GATGCAGAAGAGACCACCCCCCAAATCCCGGAGCAGGGCCCCTCCGATGAAGCGAAGAGAGTCCAAACCCAAGCCAAGGAAAACCCCTGCTGCCCGCCGGGGCAAAGCAAAGCCCCCTCCCAAGGTCAAAACCCCTGCTAAGAAAGCcaaaccagcagctccagccatcaAGAAAGCTTCCAGTGGCAGCTCTTCCAAGAAACCAGCAGCCAGCGGGAGGAAGGAAGTGAAACCCTCGGCCAAGGGCAAATCCACCATGAGGAAATCTCTCCGggcaaaaaagtaa
- the HP1BP3 gene encoding heterochromatin protein 1-binding protein 3 isoform X3 → MPIRRSVNASSRETPPKSKPAEGEEVKADAEVTSEESASVGEEQETETLPAASNEAEQPKEPENEGKEETKSSEETKKDEKDQSKEKEKEKKVKKTIPAWATLSASQLARAQKQTQMAATSRPKMDAILTEAIKACFQKSGASVVAIRKYIIHKYPSLELERRGYLLKQALKRELERGIIRQVKGKGASGSFVVVSNAGKTVPKARDRKKSTSAPSTEQQVKLEDVLPLAFTRLCEPKEASYSLIKKYVSQYYPKLKVDIRPQLLKNALQRAVEKGQLEQITGKGASGTFQLKKSGEKPLLGGTLMEDAILSAIAAMNEPKTCSTTALKKYILENYPGTNSNFQVHLLKRTLQKCEKNGWMEQISGKGFSGTFQLCFPYYPSPDVLYPEKQQDEDSEESDEEEEEESEEEEESEEEESEEEEPPPKKRMQKRPPPKSRSRAPPMKRRESKPKPRKTPAARRGKAKPPPKVKTPAKKAKPAAPAIKKASSGSSSKKPAASGRKEVKPSAKGKSTMRKSLRAKK, encoded by the exons ATGCCAATCCGTCGCTCGGTGAATGCTTCTTCCCGGGAAACTCCTCCCAAAAGCAAACCTGCCGAAGGGGAAGAGGTCAAAGCAG ATGCAGAAGTCACCTCTGAGGAATCTGCCTCTGTTGGGGAGGAACAGGAGACTGAAACCCTGCCTGCTGCATCCAATGAAGCAGAACAGCCAAAGGAACCTGAGaatgaagggaaggaggaaacaaaGTCCTCAGAAGAAACCAAAAAGGA CGAGAAGGATCAGTctaaggagaaggagaaggagaagaaggtgaAGAAGACCATCCCTGCATGGGCCACACTCTCTGCCAGCCAGCTGGCTCGGGCACAGAAGCAGACTCAGATGGCAGCCACCTCCCGGCCCAAAATGGATGCGATTTTAACCGAGGCCATCAAG gcCTGCTTTCAGAAGAGCGGTGCCTCAGTCGTTGCGATACGGAAATACATCATCCACAAATACccttccctggagctggagaggaggGGATACCTGCTGAAGCAAGCCCTgaaaagggagctggagaggggaatCATCAGGCAG GTGAAAGGAAAGGGAGCTTCTGGGAGCTTTGTGGTGGTGTCTAATGCAGGAAAAACTGTTCCAAAAGCCAGAGACAGAAAG AAAAGCACTTCGGCTCcgagcacagagcagcaggtgaAGCTGGAGGACGTCTTGCCGCTGGCCTTCACCCGCCTGTGCGAGCCCAAGGAGGCTTCTTACAGCCTGATCAAAAAATACGTGTCTCAGTATTACCCCAAACTCAAAGTAGATATAAG ACCCCAGCTGCTGAAGAATGCCCTGCAGAGAGCTGTAGAGAAGGGCCAGTTAGAGCAGATCACAGGGAAGGGAGCATCTGGGACATTCCAG CTGAAGAAATCAGGGGAGAAGCCCCTGCTGGGTGGGACTCTGATGGAAGATGCAATCCTGTCTGCTATTGCGGCCATGAACGAACCGAAGACCTGCTCCACCACAGCATTGAAGAAGTATATCCTGGAAAATTACCCAGGGACCAACTCCAACTTCCAGG TGCATCTACTGAAGAGAACCCTGCAGAAATGTGAGAAGAATGGCTGGATGGAGCAAATTTCTGGGAAGGGCTTCAGTGGAACCTTCCAGCTTTGCTTCCCTTATTATCCCAG CCCAGATGTGCTCTacccagagaagcagcaggatgaggatTCTGAGGAATctgatgaggaagaagaggaggaatctgaggaggaagaagaatcTGAAGAGGAAGAGTCTGAGGAGGAAGAGCCACCACCAAAGAAGAG GATGCAGAAGAGACCACCCCCCAAATCCCGGAGCAGGGCCCCTCCGATGAAGCGAAGAGAGTCCAAACCCAAGCCAAGGAAAACCCCTGCTGCCCGCCGGGGCAAAGCAAAGCCCCCTCCCAAGGTCAAAACCCCTGCTAAGAAAGCcaaaccagcagctccagccatcaAGAAAGCTTCCAGTGGCAGCTCTTCCAAGAAACCAGCAGCCAGCGGGAGGAAGGAAGTGAAACCCTCGGCCAAGGGCAAATCCACCATGAGGAAATCTCTCCGggcaaaaaagtaa